From the Pedobacter cryoconitis genome, one window contains:
- the bioD gene encoding dethiobiotin synthase, giving the protein MDNKPLFITGIGTEVGKTIVSAVITEQLKADYWKPVQAGDLDNTDTDKVKQLISNTRSVFHPETYQFEMAASPHRAAKSEGIEIRLQDFHLPETDNQLLIEGAGGLFVPLSHRFLMIDLIRLLGADAILVVRNYLGCINHTLLSIHALTSKNIPLKHLVLNGDFDFDTMNVLLHHLPKNSTWSKLPEFTEINRDAIANAPFQFNPIPIIN; this is encoded by the coding sequence ATGGACAACAAACCCCTATTCATCACTGGCATTGGTACTGAAGTCGGAAAGACCATTGTTTCTGCCGTGATTACTGAACAATTGAAAGCTGATTACTGGAAACCAGTACAGGCCGGAGATCTGGACAACACGGATACCGACAAAGTGAAACAGCTGATCAGTAACACCAGAAGTGTTTTCCATCCGGAAACTTATCAATTCGAAATGGCAGCATCACCCCATCGCGCTGCAAAAAGCGAAGGGATTGAAATACGTCTTCAGGATTTTCACCTTCCCGAAACAGATAACCAGTTACTGATCGAGGGCGCAGGAGGATTATTCGTTCCGCTTTCTCACCGGTTTTTAATGATAGACCTGATCAGGCTTTTAGGTGCAGATGCTATACTGGTGGTCAGAAACTACCTGGGTTGCATTAACCATACCCTGCTCAGTATACATGCATTAACAAGCAAAAACATCCCATTAAAACATCTGGTGCTTAATGGAGATTTCGATTTTGACACCATGAATGTCCTGCTTCATCACCTGCCAAAAAATAGCACATGGAGCAAATTACCTGAATTCACAGAGATTAACAGAGATGCGATTGCAAATGCACCTTTTCAGTTTAACCCTATTCCGATTATCAATTAA
- the bioA gene encoding adenosylmethionine--8-amino-7-oxononanoate transaminase, with the protein MSSIEEDTLSLTERDLKVIWHPYTQMLNAIIPTAIVRAEGCYLFDEEGNRYIDAISSWWVILHGHSHPYIADKVSAQIRKLDQVIFAGFTHEPAVELAEKLLSLLPQNQERVFYTDNGSTAVEVALKMCMQYWHNQEKAKTKVMAFNNGYHGDTFGAMSVSGRSAWTAPFDAYLFEVVYIDLPTAENLPELKRQISAISDQLACFVYEPLVQGSAGMLMYGATELDELMKHCRSENVFMIQDEVFTGFGRTGKHFAADHLTEKPDIMCFSKGLTGGTMPLGVTTCSKEIYNAFLSKDKMKTLFHGHSFTANPLACTAASASIDLLLTEETQQHIDRICRRHAGFLQRIRQHMRVESARQTGTILAIEWRTETGTSYFDDLRNLLYDYFLNKGILMRPLGNVIYILPPYCISDEDLDRIYEEIEGALELY; encoded by the coding sequence ATGAGTTCAATAGAAGAAGATACCTTAAGTTTAACTGAAAGAGATCTAAAGGTTATCTGGCACCCTTATACCCAAATGTTAAATGCAATTATCCCTACAGCGATTGTACGTGCTGAAGGCTGTTATTTATTTGACGAGGAAGGCAATCGCTATATAGATGCAATCTCTTCGTGGTGGGTAATCCTTCATGGCCACTCCCACCCTTATATTGCAGACAAGGTATCTGCACAGATCAGAAAACTTGACCAGGTAATCTTTGCCGGCTTTACGCATGAGCCCGCTGTTGAACTTGCCGAAAAGCTGTTGAGCCTGCTTCCTCAAAATCAGGAAAGAGTTTTTTACACAGACAATGGATCTACAGCAGTAGAGGTAGCTTTAAAAATGTGCATGCAGTATTGGCATAATCAAGAGAAGGCAAAAACAAAGGTAATGGCTTTTAATAATGGATATCACGGGGACACTTTTGGCGCGATGTCGGTTAGTGGCCGCAGCGCATGGACAGCTCCATTTGATGCTTACTTATTTGAAGTAGTCTATATTGACCTTCCGACAGCTGAAAATCTACCTGAACTGAAAAGACAGATTTCTGCAATAAGTGATCAGCTGGCTTGTTTTGTTTACGAGCCTTTGGTTCAGGGCTCTGCTGGAATGTTAATGTATGGAGCTACCGAATTGGATGAACTCATGAAGCATTGCAGATCAGAAAACGTATTTATGATACAAGATGAGGTTTTTACCGGGTTTGGACGCACCGGAAAACATTTTGCCGCGGATCATTTGACGGAAAAACCGGATATCATGTGCTTTTCTAAGGGATTAACCGGGGGAACAATGCCCTTAGGAGTAACAACCTGTTCAAAAGAGATTTACAATGCATTTTTATCTAAAGATAAGATGAAGACATTGTTTCATGGTCATTCTTTTACGGCAAATCCTCTGGCCTGTACTGCGGCTTCAGCAAGTATTGATTTATTACTGACGGAGGAAACTCAGCAGCATATAGACCGGATCTGCCGCAGACATGCTGGTTTTCTGCAAAGGATCAGGCAACATATGCGCGTAGAATCGGCAAGGCAAACGGGAACAATTCTGGCCATCGAATGGCGTACAGAAACGGGCACTTCTTATTTCGATGACCTGAGGAATTTATTATATGATTACTTTTTGAATAAGGGGATTTTAATGCGCCCACTGGGAAACGTAATATATATTTTACCACCCTATTGCATTAGTGACGAGGATCTTGATCGTATTTACGAAGAGATCGAAGGGGCACTTGAACTTTATTAA
- a CDS encoding cold-shock protein: protein MQEGVVKFFNETKGFGFIVPANGDSEIFVHSTGLMASIRENDKVTYDVEEGRKGLNAINVQLV from the coding sequence ATGCAAGAAGGAGTAGTAAAATTTTTTAATGAAACTAAAGGTTTCGGATTTATCGTACCAGCAAATGGTGACAGTGAAATCTTTGTTCATTCAACAGGCCTAATGGCTAGCATCCGTGAGAACGATAAAGTTACTTATGATGTAGAAGAAGGCCGTAAAGGTCTTAACGCAATTAATGTTCAGTTAGTTTAA
- a CDS encoding SnoaL-like domain-containing protein, whose product MNTREVADKFIQLWREGRNDDAIQAFYSAQAIHQTRGFLYSRKMEQANSIEISELLVIGEYFCLRLKMNMVLKDIGTSTLNESWVFEVKGGKIVYERFFNYNTKAVLV is encoded by the coding sequence ATGAACACTCGGGAAGTTGCGGATAAATTCATTCAATTATGGCGTGAAGGTAGAAACGATGACGCTATTCAGGCTTTCTATTCAGCTCAAGCTATTCATCAAACCCGGGGGTTTTTGTATTCCAGGAAGATGGAACAAGCCAACAGTATAGAGATTTCTGAATTATTAGTGATTGGAGAGTATTTTTGTTTGAGACTAAAGATGAATATGGTCCTTAAAGACATCGGCACAAGCACTTTAAATGAATCATGGGTATTTGAAGTTAAAGGAGGTAAAATTGTTTATGAACGCTTCTTTAACTATAATACCAAGGCCGTTTTAGTCTGA
- a CDS encoding glycosyltransferase family 10 domain-containing protein has translation MTKIKFLSNYDNSESLLKRFKANYLIYDNDLAFTIANDYDYAVVFNRTDEPVNPKAKVITIIQEPSFSKAHEYIDFLLHSDYVLVHDPELFEKAHNLHIGGDVITSPSYMFYHDLVPYQFFDAATVIKKEKKLSMIVSYLNKPVGIYNKRFGLLNKILDSDLDIDIYGKRLETEDRRFRGWLEHKFTGLLPYEYSIAIENSNEWNYVTEKFVDCALCRTIPIYNGAPNIADIYDERYIRLIDLDSPTIIEDIKKIIKEPAPLSTRNKDIYFNHYNLYTKLKEIILEKRYG, from the coding sequence ATGACGAAGATCAAATTCCTCTCCAACTATGATAATTCAGAGAGTCTCTTAAAAAGATTCAAAGCAAATTATCTTATTTACGACAATGATTTAGCGTTTACCATTGCAAATGACTACGACTATGCTGTGGTGTTTAATCGTACAGATGAACCTGTTAATCCGAAAGCTAAGGTAATTACCATCATCCAGGAGCCTTCGTTTAGTAAAGCACATGAGTATATTGATTTTTTGTTACACAGTGATTATGTACTCGTCCATGATCCCGAATTATTTGAAAAAGCACATAACCTTCACATCGGTGGTGACGTGATCACATCTCCTTCTTATATGTTTTATCATGATCTTGTGCCTTATCAATTTTTTGACGCAGCCACGGTGATTAAAAAAGAGAAAAAGCTTTCTATGATTGTCTCTTATTTAAATAAACCAGTAGGGATTTATAATAAACGTTTTGGTCTTTTGAACAAGATACTGGATTCAGATCTGGATATTGATATCTATGGAAAGCGGCTGGAAACTGAAGACCGTAGATTCAGAGGGTGGCTGGAACATAAATTTACAGGCTTATTACCTTATGAATATTCTATTGCAATTGAAAATTCAAATGAATGGAATTATGTAACTGAGAAATTTGTGGATTGTGCCTTATGCCGCACGATCCCTATTTATAACGGTGCACCAAATATCGCTGATATTTATGACGAGCGCTATATCAGGTTAATAGACCTCGATAGCCCTACTATCATAGAAGATATCAAAAAAATCATTAAAGAACCAGCTCCACTCTCCACAAGAAATAAAGACATCTATTTCAATCACTATAACCTTTATACAAAACTTAAGGAAATTATTCTGGAGAAACGTTACGGGTAA
- the bioB gene encoding biotin synthase BioB yields MNSNTTIRNDWSIQEIENIYHQPLLELIYQAATVHRQWHKAGEVQVCTLLSVKTGGCPEDCSYCGQAARYHTGITVKALMSKDDVVAIAQRAKDSGSSRFCMAAAWREVRDNRDFENILEMVQGVNEIGLEVCCTLGMITETQAERLQEAGLYAYNHNLDTSKDYYQEIINTRTYDDRLSTLNNVRKAGISVCSGGIIGLGETHADRINMLHTLSTLAQHPESVPVNALARVKGTPLADLPKVDSWEMVRMIATARILMPKSMVRLSAGRAEMTTEEQSWCFMAGANSIFTSESEELLVTPNPRLDDDRKMFDLLGLKPMQKEKSITTNTAL; encoded by the coding sequence ATGAACAGTAATACGACTATACGCAATGACTGGTCTATCCAGGAAATCGAAAACATCTATCATCAGCCTTTACTGGAACTTATTTATCAGGCTGCAACCGTGCATCGCCAATGGCATAAGGCCGGAGAAGTACAGGTTTGCACCTTATTATCTGTAAAAACAGGAGGCTGTCCTGAGGATTGTTCTTATTGCGGGCAGGCCGCCCGTTATCATACAGGAATTACCGTAAAAGCATTAATGTCAAAAGACGATGTTGTAGCCATTGCGCAAAGAGCTAAAGATTCTGGTTCTTCCCGTTTCTGTATGGCCGCAGCATGGCGCGAAGTACGGGACAACCGGGATTTTGAAAACATTCTGGAAATGGTACAGGGTGTAAATGAGATTGGCTTAGAGGTTTGCTGCACCCTCGGCATGATTACCGAAACACAAGCTGAAAGATTACAAGAGGCAGGATTATATGCTTATAATCATAATCTTGATACTTCTAAAGACTATTATCAGGAAATTATCAATACACGTACCTATGATGACCGGTTATCCACCCTGAACAACGTCAGAAAAGCAGGAATTTCTGTGTGTTCTGGTGGAATCATCGGACTGGGAGAGACTCATGCAGACCGGATTAATATGCTCCACACTTTATCAACGCTGGCACAACATCCGGAATCTGTTCCTGTAAATGCATTGGCAAGAGTAAAGGGTACACCTCTGGCTGATCTGCCAAAAGTTGACTCCTGGGAAATGGTCAGAATGATTGCCACAGCAAGAATACTGATGCCAAAATCTATGGTCAGATTAAGTGCCGGACGTGCAGAAATGACGACCGAAGAACAATCGTGGTGCTTCATGGCTGGTGCTAATTCTATCTTTACGAGTGAAAGCGAAGAGCTGCTTGTAACACCAAATCCAAGATTAGATGACGACAGAAAAATGTTTGATTTGTTAGGTTTAAAGCCTATGCAAAAAGAGAAATCTATAACCACAAATACTGCATTATGA